The genome window TTCGATCAGGGTGAAACCCTGCTGGATACTGCGCTTCATCTAGAAAGCTCCTGTGGCGGTTGGAACACTACACAATCGGGTGTGCGCAATCGGTGTCGCAAGCCATATGCCAAATTTCGTAGTCCATCGATTTTCTGGCTGATGATTGCGAACCGTCGACGCTCCGATGACCGCTTCTCAGGATCCTGTGGGGATAGAACCTTTTCAGTGCGCGGATGGAGATCTCATCGGGGACCGCGCGCTCCCCGCGCGTGGACGCGCAGAGCGTCAGGGTTTGCGAGCGATCATGTTGCAGCTGATCGGCACGCCGTTGAACGCCACCTGGCTGGTGTCGTCGAACAGATCGAAGCTTTCGACCCGGCGCGGCTCCACGAAGCCGGCGCCTCGCAGGAAATCGCGAAGGAATTCCTCATTCAGTCCGACGTAGTGGAAATCGTGCGGGTTCAGCTGTCCGCCGAACATCATCCGCATGATGGCAAAGCGCTGCTGGACGCCGATGGACTCTCGCAACAGGAAGAGTTCGCAGAGCGTATCCAGATCCGGCACGCTGACGTAGAGCGTACCGCCCGGGGCCAGCACGCGATTCCATTCCTTGAGCGCCGCGAGCAGGTCATTCTGGTAGCCGAAGTGCTCCGCGACGTGAGACGCGTAGAGGGCCTCGAAGGTGCCGGTGGGAAACCGGGAGAGATCCAGCGCGTTGCCCACGTGGTTGACGTGGGGTGCCGGGATCGCATCGAGAATCTCCCATTCGGGATGAGGACGTTGACCGCCGATGTGAAGCTTGCGCATGGTCGTGGTGTGTGAATCCGGATCGGGCGATGCAAAGAAAGAAGGGAGGCCGAAGCCTCCCTTCCAGAAGCAG of Betaproteobacteria bacterium contains these proteins:
- a CDS encoding methyltransferase domain-containing protein; translation: MRKLHIGGQRPHPEWEILDAIPAPHVNHVGNALDLSRFPTGTFEALYASHVAEHFGYQNDLLAALKEWNRVLAPGGTLYVSVPDLDTLCELFLLRESIGVQQRFAIMRMMFGGQLNPHDFHYVGLNEEFLRDFLRGAGFVEPRRVESFDLFDDTSQVAFNGVPISCNMIARKP